CCCCTTCATTGAGATTTCAGACAGTTGTTCTGAGCAATTTCTATTACTTGAGGTTATTCCAATCCGAAAATCTTCATATCCTCTTGGGCTGTCTTAATGGTCTGAACTCCGAACTTTTCCTGAACTGTCCTTAAAAGATTGGGCGTAAGCCAAGCGGGAAGGGTGGGCCCTATATGGGTGTTTTTTATTCCCAAGTACAACAGAGCGAGATGGACGATAATCGCTTTTTGTTCATACCAGGCGATGTTGAAAACAACGGGAAGTTTGTTTATGTCGTCGAGTTTTAAAGCTTCTTTCAACTTCAACGCCACAAAAGCCCAGGAATAACTGTCGTTGCACTGTCCGGCGTCCAGGACCCGCGGGATACCGCCGATATTCCCCAGGTTTAATTTGTTGTAACGGTATTTTGCGCAACCTGATGTCAAAATAACAGTGTCTTGGGGCAGTTTTTGAGCAAATTCCGTGTAATACTCGCGTGATTTCTGTCTTGCGTCGCACCCTGACATGACGACCAATTTTTTTATCGTCCCTGAGTTTATCGCCTGGATTAATTTGTCGGCGAGAGCCATCACCTGATTGTGAGCGAACCCAATCGTTATTTCTCCGTTTTCAATTTCTGTTGGAGGGTGGCAGGTTTTTGCCTTTTCAATGATCTCGGTAAAATCCTTGTGTCCGTTGGGCAATTTTTTATCAATCCGTTTCCACTCGGGCATTCCTGTGGCGCCTGTGGTGAAAACTCTGTCGTTGTATGTCGTTGTTTTCCTCGGCGGGACCAGACAATTTGTTGTGAAAAGTATTGGGCCGTTGAATGTTTCGAATTCCTCTAATTGACGATGCCATGCGTTTCCATAGTTGCCTACCAGATGTCTGTATTTCTTCAGTTTTGGATAAGCGTTGGCCGGAAGCATCTCGGAATGAGTATAGACGTCAATACCTTTTCCTTCGGTCTGTAAAAGCAATTGCTCTAAATCTTTCAAGTCGTGTCCGCTGACTAAAATTCCCGGATTTTTCCCGACGCCTATATTGACATTTGTGATTTCGGGATCTCCGAAGACGGTGGTGTTCGCCTTGTCCAACAAAGCCATTGCTCTTACGCCGTATTCGCCGGTTTTGACGAGCCAGTTGAGCGCGTTTTGCGTATCCGTTTGTTTTGTAATCATGACCAGACTCTGTTCTATGAAATCGTAGATTTCATTTTCTTCAAAGCCGAGGTGAAAGGCGTGTTCCGTGTAAGCAGCCATGCCTTTGATTCCGAACAAAACGTATTGCTTGAGTCCTCTTATGTCTTCATCAGTGTCGTAGGTCAGAATCCCCACCTCTTTAGCCTTTTCGTAGAATTCGTTTTCAGATTCCGCTGTCCATGAAGCTGAATCGTGCGTGGCGGTCGGTTTGAAGCGGGATTTTAAATTTTCGCGATATTTCAAACTTTCCTTTATAGCAAAGACGATGGATTTATCGTCGAAATTCGCGTTGGTAATTGTCATGAAAAGGCAATTGGCTATGTGTCTGCTTTCTAAGTTGGTGTCGATGCCGTTTTTTCTGGCTTCAAGCGTGACGTAGGAAAGTCCTAGACAGGCAAAAACGAGCAAATCCTGGAGGTTGGAAGTCTCTTCGGTCTTTCCGCAAACTCCTTTTACAGTGCAGCCTGTGTTTTTGGCAGTTTCCTGACATTGATTGCAAAACATATCGCGCTCCTTTTTAGGTTCAAGAATTTGCTTGGATTGAAAACAGAATTTTGACCGGCAGACAAATTCGATGAGTTTTCGGAAAAAAGTTTTGCGGTCTAAAAGGAAAAAGGTCAGCAAAAAACCAGCTAAACCAGCAGAGGCTATACCGACAGGACAACCGGGCTTTCCACAGAAAGGACATACCGAAAGTGATGAATAAATTGATGTAAATCCGAACCAGATTCCGAAAAATTTTACAATTTTACCGAATAATTGATAAATTATTACTGGTTTTTTGTAACTTTTCTCTTTGCTATTAAACTTATGCTTGGTCATGTTTCCAGCTTGAAGTTTAATATTTTCCATTTGCCATGTAAAGAGTAATTGACGGGATTACATTTTTTTAAACATTATAATTATAAGTTTTCAATATCTTGATGAAAGATATGCCCTGCGAATTTTAAAATTTACAAAATGAGAACTTATAAAAATGGATAAAATACAGAATATTGAAACTCTTATATGCGAGACTGCAATTCTTCTTGAAAAGTTCGGAGAAACTAGCTGGGCGAGCGCTATCAGATCATTTGGAGATGAAATTTTTGCTTTGAAAGGTGCAGAAAGAGGACAATCAATCAGAAAATTTTTGCGAATATTTTCTGGATCGGGTTCATTTTCGGATCTCGTTCTGACTATGAAAGGAAATACTCCGCTTGATATCAACGACCGTTTTTCTTATCTTAAGCGGGAAATACACAAATGCCTTTTAAAAATGCTTTAACCGGAGGTGTTTTTGATATAAATGGAAAGCTTAAAAGGTTCTTGGTTTGAAATTGAAAATCTATAAAATGTAAAAATCTTTGTTTTACGAAACTGATAAATCCTGTAAAATATAATTAAAAAATAGTAATATGTCTTTGAGAACCAAAACTCATCTGACGCTGACAATTTTTGCTTTGGCGTCTTTTTTATTCTTTTTTTTGCTTAACAACATATTCCCTCTTCTTTTTCTCGACTTGGTTTTTTGTCTTGTTTTTTTTTTGCTGACGAGTATCTTCATAGACCGTTATATTCTGCGGAAAATTTCAACTTTATCCAAATTCGCTGAAGACCTCACCGTTAAGCCAATTGAACAAAAGAGGCTGGATTGCAAGGGTAAAGACGAAATATCAAAACTTTGCCTAAATATAAATTTGATGCTCGACTCCATTACAAGGTCGAGTAGAGAAGAGATTCTTAATTCCGAAATGGCAAACGCGGTAATAAGAAATTCACCCATAGGGATTTCCGTCAGAGACAGCAGGGGAAAACTCCTTTTTTTCAACGAGAGATGGAAAAATTTGTGGAACATGAACGATATACAGATTGATGAAGATAGACAAGACAGGAAAGAATTGAAATTGGACTACAAGGACTCTTATTTGAGCGACTGGCTTACCGAGGTTGAAAATCTGTATAAAAACGGAGGATCTCTGTATATCCCTCAGCTTTTTGTCAAAAGGCCGAGAGGAGGCGACCCGATTTGG
This genomic interval from candidate division WOR-3 bacterium contains the following:
- the hcp gene encoding hydroxylamine reductase, with amino-acid sequence MFCNQCQETAKNTGCTVKGVCGKTEETSNLQDLLVFACLGLSYVTLEARKNGIDTNLESRHIANCLFMTITNANFDDKSIVFAIKESLKYRENLKSRFKPTATHDSASWTAESENEFYEKAKEVGILTYDTDEDIRGLKQYVLFGIKGMAAYTEHAFHLGFEENEIYDFIEQSLVMITKQTDTQNALNWLVKTGEYGVRAMALLDKANTTVFGDPEITNVNIGVGKNPGILVSGHDLKDLEQLLLQTEGKGIDVYTHSEMLPANAYPKLKKYRHLVGNYGNAWHRQLEEFETFNGPILFTTNCLVPPRKTTTYNDRVFTTGATGMPEWKRIDKKLPNGHKDFTEIIEKAKTCHPPTEIENGEITIGFAHNQVMALADKLIQAINSGTIKKLVVMSGCDARQKSREYYTEFAQKLPQDTVILTSGCAKYRYNKLNLGNIGGIPRVLDAGQCNDSYSWAFVALKLKEALKLDDINKLPVVFNIAWYEQKAIIVHLALLYLGIKNTHIGPTLPAWLTPNLLRTVQEKFGVQTIKTAQEDMKIFGLE